One window from the genome of Cydia fagiglandana chromosome 21, ilCydFagi1.1, whole genome shotgun sequence encodes:
- the LOC134675154 gene encoding uncharacterized protein LOC134675154: MNAGEPICVSKHFVNKLNIRSFGNCVKLNILKTKDDSAFLHHVLQDEQMVRETPKDLLAILNNLKKNLYNNSKLDFRNFFSKITQDEGLSPVKKEEIFNCCSNALYQILPKALLESNHNAKIFRKLVKTVVFSMKRQYVIASKMVENWDFKVSPWNTLPTDKMQKILNNILFWILKYILSPMLCLNFYITSCKFDADENKLYFFWKSQWQSFYDKQILKMVKSKTLQKCDIYCLGKKFKMMYSLHDILKLKAMNREIPKLHFVLKGNNDCRPIVRYKQDIHTPADRYKMRERMALLKTLTGKPNERLESQYNTLHQEWVRQNKPVLFFVKTDLSNAFGSINKEKLMKIQNARHCNFQNSETNLNVKKKIAQQYKEMFTELHKPLLVRAGSTIYEWKQGLVQGYKYSPALSELYYTHLDETYFSHLQKSSSQLKLFTRVVDDYLYITDSLEDAFSFLEALSNYSNVNYGKTMINFSYPGIPSCSTINFLGYSYNTNTMQVSRASNVYAGPMCYKISFSTAICNPYKLLENRIGQSGIQINGHLFNLYHNTEELIWKHIFTTFCLSANKFCTILAILCNQNDILHYLSLYKKRVVVKLSNSILETMKKNTPAEIMFVYCINHLRYLAFKALSLCASKTSKCSVLVAPVKNELAKCNCIFGKWREHSSRIDFEGNCRMKAIREVCKRADLKIIMKNFEVLPEGFQCYKHID; encoded by the coding sequence ATGAACGCTGGTGAACCAATTTGTGTATCGAAGCACtttgttaataaattaaacaTAAGATCATTTGGAAACTGTgtgaaactaaatattttgaagACCAAAGACGACTCCGCTTTCCTTCATCATGTTTTACAGGACGAGCAGATGGTAAGAGAAACACCAAAGGACTTGTTAGCTATTCTGAACAATTTAAAGAAGAATTTGTACAACAATTCCAAACTAGACTTCAGAAACTTCTTTTCTAAAATAACTCAAGATGAGGGTTTGTCACCAGTCAAAAAGGAAGAAATTTTCAACTGCTGCTCAAATGCTTTGTATCAAATTTTACCCAAAGCTTTATTGGAAAGTAATCATAACGCAAAAATATTTAGAAAACTTGTGAAAACTGTTGTTTTCAGCATGAAGAGACAATATGTAATAGCTTCAAAGATGGTGGAAAATTGGGACTTCAAAGTAAGCCCTTGGAACACATTACCAACTGATAAAATGCAAAAGATTTTGAACAACATATTATTCTGGATATTGAAATATATACTATCACCAATGCTGTGCTTGAACTTTTACATCACAAGTTGTAAATTTGATGCCGATGAAAacaaactgtattttttttggaaaagcCAATGGCAAAGTTTCTATGACAAACAGATACTGAAAATGGTTAAATCAAAAACTCTACAGAAATGCGATATTTATTGTTTGGGTAAGAAATTCAAAATGATGTATAGTCTTCATGATATCTTGAAGTTGAAAGCCATGAATAGAGAAATTCCGAAGTTGCACTTTGTTTTGAAGGGTAACAATGATTGCCGGCCAATAGTTCGGTATAAGCAGGACATACATACTCCAGCAGACAGATACAAAATGAGGGAAAGAATGGCCTTATTAAAAACACTCACTGGGAAACCAAATGAGAGATTAGAGAGTCAATACAACACTTTACATCAAGAATGGGTAAGACAGAACAAACCTGTGTTGTTCTTCGTAAAAACAGACTTGAGCAATGCCTTTGGCTccataaataaagaaaaactcatgAAGATACAGAATGCGAGGCATTGCAATTTTCAGAATTCTGAGACTAACTTGAATGTGAAGAAAAAAATAGCCCAGCAATATAAAGAAATGTTCACAGAGCTCCATAAACCTCTCTTAGTCCGAGCAGGCTCCACAATCTATGAGTGGAAACAGGGTTTGGTCCAGGGCTACAAGTATTCACCAGCTTTATCCGAACTCTACTACACACACCTTGATGAAACTTATTTCTCTCATTTACAAAAATCATCATCACAACTGAAACTGTTCACCAGAGTAGTAGACGACTATTTGTATATTACAGACTCTCTTGAAGATGCTTTTTCATTCCTGGAAGCTTTGTCAAATTACAGCAATGTAAATTATGGGAAAACTATGATAAACTTCTCATATCCAGGAATACCATCATGTAGCACAATAAATTTCCTTGGATACAGCTACAATACAAATACCATGCAAGTAAGCCGAGCTAGCAATGTGTATGCTGGACCAATGTGCTATAAGATATCCTTTTCCACGGCCATATGTAACCCTTACAAGCTACTTGAGAACCGAATAGGCCAGTCTGGTATTCAAATAAATGGACACCTCTTCAATCTGTATCACAACACCGAGGAGCTGATTTGGAAGCACATATTCACCACATTCTGCCTGTCAGCAAACAAATTCTGTACCATTTTAGCTATACTGTGTAACCAGAATGATATATTGCACTACCTGTCTCTTTATAAGAAGCGAGTGGTAGTAAAACTTAGCAACTCTATATTGGAAACTATGAAGAAGAATACACCAGCTGAAATCATGTTTGTATATTGTATAAACCACTTGCGATACTTAGCGTTTAAGGCATTAAGTCTATGTGCAAGCAAGACATCAAAATGCAGTGTCCTAGTTGCACCAGTGAAAAATGAATTGGCCAAATGCAATTGCATATTTGGCAAATGGCGGGAACACTCAAGTAGGATCGATTTTGAAGGGAATTGCAGAATGAAAGCAATTCGTGAAGTTTGTAAAAGGGCAGatctaaaaataataatgaaaaatttCGAAGTTCTGCCTGAAGGCTTTCAATGTTACAAACATATAGACTGA